In a single window of the Pseudorca crassidens isolate mPseCra1 chromosome 9, mPseCra1.hap1, whole genome shotgun sequence genome:
- the LAMTOR1 gene encoding ragulator complex protein LAMTOR1 — MGCCYSSENEDSDQDREERKLLLDPSSPPTKALNGAEPNYHSLPSARTDEQALLSSILAKTASNIIDVSAADSQGMEQHEYMDRARQYSTRLAVLSSSLTHWKKLPPLPSLTSQPHQVLASEPVPFADLQQVSRIAAYAYSALSQIRVDAKEELVVQFGIP, encoded by the exons GACCGAGAGGAGCGGAAGCTGCTGCTGGACCCTAGCAGCCCACCCACCAAAGCCCTCAATGGAGCCGAGCCCAACTATCACAGCCTGCCTTCCGCTCGCACCGATGAGCAGGCACTGCTCTCCTCCATCCTCGCCAAGACAGCCAG CAACATCATCGACGTGTCTGCTGCAGACTCCCAGGGCATGGAGCAGCACGAGTACATGGACCGGGCGAGGCAGTACAG CACCCGCCTGGCTGTGCTGAGCAGCAGCCTGACCCATTGGAAGAAGCTGCCGCCGCTGCCGTCCCTCACCAGCCAGCCTCACCAAGTGCTGGCCAGCGAGCCTGTCCCGTTCGCCGACTTGCAGCAG GTCTCCAGGATAGCTGCTTATGCCTACAGTGCACTTTCTCAGATCCGTGTGGACGCAAAAGAGGAGCTGGTTGTACAGTTTGGGATTCCATGA
- the LRRC51 gene encoding leucine-rich repeat-containing protein 51 isoform X1 — MNKQDYTNTSVQEPPVDYSFRNIHVTQDLLNEKPRTGLRPLRHAKSGKSISQSLWLNNNVLNDLRDFNHVVSQLLEHPENLAWIDLSFNDLTSIDPVLTTFFNLSVLYLHGNSIQRLGEVNKLAVLPRLRSLTLHGNPIEEEKGYRQYVLCTLPRITTFDFSGVTKADRSTAEVWKRMNIKPQKVWIKHNAL; from the exons ATGAACAAACAGGACTATACGAACACTTCGGTGCAAGAGCCCCCTGTGGACTACTCCTTCCGAAACATCCACGTGACCCAAG ATCTGTTAAACGAGAAGCCACGGACAGGGCTACGACCACTAAGGCACGCAAAGTCAGGGAAGTCTATATCTCAGTCCCTGTGGCTGAACAACAACGTCCTCAATGACCTCAGAGACTTCAACCATGTGGTTTCACAGCTTCTGGAGCATCCAGAGAACCTGGCCTGGATTGACCTGTCCTTCAACGACCTGACTTCCATTGACCCT GTCCTGACAACTTTCTTCAACTTGAGTGTGCTCTATCTCCATGGCAACAGCATCCAGCGCCTTGGAGAGGTGAACAAGCTGGCTGTCCTCCCTCGGCTCCGCAGCCTGACACTCCATGGGAACCCCATAGAGGAAGAGAAGGGGTATAG GCAATATGTGCTGTGCACTCTGCCCCGTATCACCACGTTCGACTTCAGTGGGGTCACCAAGGCAGACCGTTCAACAGCTGAAGTGTGGAAACGCATGAACATCAAACCCCAGAAGGTCTGGATCAAGCACAATGCACTGTGA
- the LRRC51 gene encoding leucine-rich repeat-containing protein 51 isoform X2 — protein MNKQDYTNTSVQEPPVDYSFRNIHVTQDLLNEKPRTGLRPLRHAKSGKSISQSLWLNNNVLNDLRDFNHVVSQLLEHPENLAWIDLSFNDLTSIDPVLTTFFNLSVLYLHGNSIQRLGEVNKLAVLPRLRSLTLHGNPIEEEKGYR, from the exons ATGAACAAACAGGACTATACGAACACTTCGGTGCAAGAGCCCCCTGTGGACTACTCCTTCCGAAACATCCACGTGACCCAAG ATCTGTTAAACGAGAAGCCACGGACAGGGCTACGACCACTAAGGCACGCAAAGTCAGGGAAGTCTATATCTCAGTCCCTGTGGCTGAACAACAACGTCCTCAATGACCTCAGAGACTTCAACCATGTGGTTTCACAGCTTCTGGAGCATCCAGAGAACCTGGCCTGGATTGACCTGTCCTTCAACGACCTGACTTCCATTGACCCT GTCCTGACAACTTTCTTCAACTTGAGTGTGCTCTATCTCCATGGCAACAGCATCCAGCGCCTTGGAGAGGTGAACAAGCTGGCTGTCCTCCCTCGGCTCCGCAGCCTGACACTCCATGGGAACCCCATAGAGGAAGAGAAGGGGTATAGGTAA